In Oncorhynchus masou masou isolate Uvic2021 chromosome 28, UVic_Omas_1.1, whole genome shotgun sequence, the DNA window CAACGCAGTCAGCCTGGAACGCTGCCATTATGTGGCCTGCCCACTCACTGACACCTGTTAATGTAACAAAGCAGATTATTATTATCACTCAGTTCTGCTTAGTACATGGTCAGAACTGTGTACAGGCTTGAGAGCGAAACTAAAAGTGAGTAGAAACATCCTCAAATGCATTACAAGCATGCAGGCCTTTTATTGTTTTTATTACAACACAATTATTCCTTTCTTTACCACATTGCTTTTTATGTAGTATGGTTTAAAGCTTTACAAAAAAACGAGAGAGAAaccaaaatatttacaaaaatctATCTGTGCAAACATGAattcttctttccctctcctaaAAGCATCTTAAAGGCATGCATACAAATCAACTTTGGTATGTCAACAAAAACGACTAAAGTTCTGATTAGAAGCGTTTATGTACACGTGGCAGAACAGTTCACCGACGACTTGTGTGTTTTAGTACGGTATACATTTAGACATCAATAAACATGAACTTAAGTGACCTCAGGTAAAGATGTGGAAGGGAAAGACTTGAGTCATCACACCTCGAGTGTGTCGTAAGAGTTCTCACTTGGTATGTCATGGTTACAGTAATACAGTCAGGAAATGTCATAACAACTTTGGCAAATAGGCACAATAACTACAGAAAGACAAACAAATATTTCATTAAACCTCCTTAAAATCCTTTTTTTTTTCTCCTAAAAATAAATTGGCAGTGCATGATATTCTTAACAAAATAGAAGCCAATGCAGTTTCACTGTAAACGTCTTTATACATACGGTACAGTATGCATTCATAAAAGGCATTTACTAGGGTTATGCTGAATGTTGGGCAACATACGAAATAATGTAAGAGCAAAATATACTATGGTTATCCAGTCTCTGGTTTTCAAAAATAAAACACAATATTTCACATGGTCATAGTGATTGTACATCAACTTCATATTTTTTTTCCCCATTCTGAGATACTGtaagaaaaatatattttcaatccCGTTTTTAGGAGCGAATTGAGAAAGCGAGAGCTTCCACATAACCTACGAAGCAGTAAAACCATATCACTTTTGTTTTTCTTTTTAAAACTATTTACTCAGTACTCTAATACGCCTTTTTAAAATCAGGGTTCAAGTTTAGCCAATGAGGGAAATGCAACTTAAAACCAAGTCAAAGCATCAGTGCGAGTATtcgtgtgtcaaatcaaatcaaaatatgaATGGGGGGGGGGAGTGCATCAATTACACTTTAACAATAAAGTACAAaccaataaacaacaacaaaaacatgaatAACGAGATTGAGAAGTAGCCCAAACGGGGCTACTGTATGGGAGCTAAGTGGAGTCCTTGGCTGCTGTGGCGGTTGGGATGCAGGATTTGCCGCTGCTGCCGTTCTGGGGCCTGTAGCTGGTGAAGCTGGGGGTGTGTATGGTGCGGATGCTCTTCACACCCGGGCCCAACGGGGTGGGcgacagaggggagggggaggaggaggaagaggagggtgctCGACCGTTTTGAGTCTGCGAGGAGAACGAAAGAGCTTTACCTGTGTGAGAGGGTGTGGGGAGTTTGAGGGAGGAACcgttagagagggaggggatgtggGAGAAAGTGGAGAGGGCCGAGCCAGGGTGGCGGGGGGCGTGAGGGGATGGGATGGAGGACTTGGTGGtgtggggggaggaagaggaggaggaaagggtaAGAGGGTTAGTAGCATCTGAGtttggagcagactgggaggtgcTGCCTTTACCAGAGCTAGGGTAAAAAGCTGGGATTTTAGAGGTAGGTACAGTAGGGGAAGTAGTTTTATGATCCCCCCCCGCTCTTTTAGCGCTTCCGTTAGCCTGCAAACAGAGATGCCAGAACAAACACTGGTTGTCAAAAAGGGAACGGGTGATTTAAGgtaacaaatgtaaaaaaaaaaaatgcaagaCAACATTGACTTCACATAAGTTATAGACATGAAACAATCACACAAACAAACCTATGACTACTAAGATTACTAATGGACACACAAAACGGCTCAAACTAGCTACAGTCTTTATGTTTACTGGGTTACTTGAGGCACCGTAACTAAGAAACACACTATTCATTAAAAAAGGCGAAAGAAAAGATTgaaaggatggaaggagggataaAGGGTTGGAGACAGGGGTGGGGGCATCTCTAGGTGCTGCCTGTGTGTTGGGAGTGATTGTCAAGCTTTCTGAGAAGTGGAGACAACAACTGAGAGGAGGGGCAAAAAATCCAGAGATGCATCTTGGTTGGGAGGAAAGGTAGAGCATGTTAGATAAAAAGGGGGAGAGATTTATTTGAGGGTGGAAAACATACAAGTGCATATCGGGAGCAGGAGGGGCGAATATTTGCATTGACTGCTAGTACCAAGGAAGAGAGCTGGGTGGTAGAGGAGCATCAAGAGACGGGAGGAAGGTGTAGCTTGGTGGAACCAGCCCTATCGTTGCGTTCACCATTCTGTTGAAGTTAAATATAAATGGTGAACGCAGAGATCCGGCTGGTTCCACCCGTGTCGGAGGGAGGGATATTAAAGTGTTCCTTTAGTAACTGTGCATTGTGAAAAGAAAGGAGCGTATCGGGTAGGCTGCTTGGGTTTAGTAGAGGTGCATTGAGGGTAGGAGGGAGCGCGGCTCATCGGAAGTATCAGTTTAGTAAAGCATCCTGGGGTTGGTTGGCCAACACTGTTTAGGAACTCGGCTGTGATGGAAACGGGATGGGATGGAGAACTCAGTCAATGACAGGGTATAtctgtctttgtctttctctttacattttttttcatgTCACCAACACAGCAAAAGCCGCCATGAGCAGTGTGGACCATGCACGAGCATACAGTACGATGATGTTATGGGGGTAACAGTCAAGAGTCAAACATGCCTTTCAGTCAGAGTAGATCAAGAGAAAACATCAACAGAAGCCAGAATGGCCACCTCAATCCCATTTAAACGAAACATTTAATCTCACAGCTTTGGTTGTTtaaatatcccccccccccctttttttagcACAGGCCTCTCGTTTTCTATGTCCTGTGTTCACTATACAGGTGTGTTCCCTCTAGTCCCTATGGTCTCTGGTAAAGCCCTATAGTAGAACTACCTGTCGAAACTGCCTCTGAGTGCTGTCCTGTAGCTTTTGCTGTTTTCCTGCTTTGTCAGTAGTAGTCCCTGGCGACTGCCTGGACTTCGCAGACAGGGGCACTGGCATCCGACTAGTAGGGGAAGCGACACTGGTTGCGTTCTGCAAGAGGATCCAAACGAAACAAAACAAGAAagaaaataaaagaaagaaaaaaagaaaaaaaaaacagaacaccATATTGGAGATATGAGAAACTGTTACAAACAAGGCACTGACAGGTCAGAAAACTGTTCATTCAAGATTACCCTCACAGTTAACCTTAATAACACCGGTAAGAGCACATGCACCCCCTGTACCGTAGTAGCCTATACCAAAACGTATAACCCTACAGTTCATGCAGTCCAAGAACAACCGCTTCAAGAAACCAAAAAAGACAGTGTAATCAACATTGAGTGTCATTGTGTGATTAAGAGTCTACTACTGGCTGAAGCCCCGGTTAGAGTTTGAGCAGCCAATTGaaggagagacatgagagacaggaggagggaccCATTGAAAATGCCACTCCCCAATCATGTTGGACCATGATCACACAGAGGGAGAAACCAACAGAGAAGggctctgacatttccaaaacacCTGGGGTGTGAGTTAATAAGTGGTTGGTTGGTAAACCCAGTGGTTAGGatggagtgaagggagggagggacgactAAAAAGAGGGCCCAAAGCCTCCCGATTGACAAGAGCTTAGAAAGAGACCTGTTGGCTGGTGACGGGGGTGACAGTGGCGGTAGGGATGACGGCTGGCCGGGGGAGGAGCTGAGGTTTGGTCTTCTTCCTCTGAGAGGAGGCCTTGCTGGGCTTGGGGACCTTGAGGAGTGAACTCTTGGAAGGGAGTGATAAGGACCTCTTCAGGCCTCCATTCTCCCCACTCAAGACACACCCAGCATGGGGCTCCACGCTGGCTGCACTCCTCACTGGTTTCTCCTGGTGGTGCGTTGCGGGGCCCATCTCACTGATGGTCGTCTCTAGCTGTTTGATGGTCTGCTCCAGGCTGTCCAGGGTCTTGTAGGTGCTCTTCCGGATCTTGTCCGTCCTGCCTTTGGAGTCCGAGTGCTCCCTCCTTACAACGGCTGCAGCTGGGGCCTTGGGCGTCTTGTTTGCTGGAGCAGCAGATGGTTTGGAGCGACTTTGGATCTCAAATCTCTTGGCCTCCTTGTGCTGTCGGACTGTGCCGTCCGACTCCTCCTCGTCCTCGTACACCACCACCTGCAGCGTCTTCTTGCCCGTCTTGGTGCCCGTGCGGATGGCCTGCGACAGAGCGGCCAGCTGCTTCTTGGGAAACTTGAACGTAAACTTCTTCTTCCCATCTGGCTTGCCATCACCGGACAACTCGGCGAGCTCCGAAGTCGAGGAGGAAGAGCGCGACAAGCTACTACTGGAAGAGCTAAGAGCACTGCTGGGGGACTTGACCTTTACCTGCAGTCCACCactgctcctctctgtctcctccatctcctcgtcctcctcctcgaTGCGCTCTGTGGCCAGCATGCTCTCCAGCTCCTCCTCGCACTCGAACACCGTGGACAGGCGCTTGTAGGCCGAGCGGATGTCCATGGGCTGGTCGAAGATGATGATGACCGGCTTCTTGTTGTTGAAGCCATTGTCCTGTGACCCGGCCGAGCCGCCCGGGGTGGTGTTGGTCATCTCCCGTTTCCCAGGTCCCCCACACACCGTCACGGTCTGGATGCCCCGTTTGGCGTTGACCAGCTCCTGGTACTCCCCACAGGACAGGGCCTGGACCTTGCTGTTGGTGATCATGAAGGCAATGTTGTCTGGGGGCGGAGGGGCTTCCTCACCAGGGAGGTCAGGGCTCAGGCTGGcctcctcatccacctcctcaTACCAGTGTCTGGGCTGATCAGTGGCCTCACTAAGAGCCTTCTCTGGGGGAGACACCACTGCTTTAGGAGCCTCTCTTATGGTGGTTGGTGGAGGGACTTCAGGCAATGCAGCGGGCAACACAACACTCTTACTGCGGGGAATGCTGGACTCTTGGacgactgaggagactgaggtcTCTATCCTCTTGACTGTGCTTATCTGAAGCTTATTTACAGTGGTGGTCGCTGTGTTTTCCAGAACCCCTTTCACCACTCCTGGGCTGGTCTTCAATGACTCTGAGGTCATCACCTGTTTCTGAGACAGAGGGCTGAGGCCATTCAAGAACAGAGGCTTGGGAGATACAGGTGGCCCTAACTGCTGGGGTTTCGGTTGAGGCTGCTGGCTTGGGGAATTGTCATGAGCATTCACATTTGACACCTGTGAGGGGGATAGTGTTGGGTTGCCTCTGTGTTCCGGAGCCTCCTCCATTGCGGCCGGGGGTGGCAACTGCTCTTTGGAGATCTGCCCAGTGACGTAGTATATGACCTGCATACGGcaaagaaaggaggagagaattTGTATTAAAAACCACAACACTCCATGCTAAAAGCTAAAACCACAACACTATATACCACATGACAAACCTATCAATATGggaacatactgtatatcatgaCATGTAAGGCATGCAAATGACTTCCATAAGGCCCATATCATATGCTGTAGAACCGGACATTTTGAAACATGTCAAGGCACGTTTGAAACTTTGCATGTCAAAAGACTATTCTTAGCTTAATAAAGAGATTGAGATTTTTTTTACTATTAAGTTTTAGCGGTCAAAATATGGTATTCGTACCCCTGGACTTTGACGAAGAGGGGTGGTGTTCCCGTTTTCATCCGCGTCGGGATGTTTATCCTCCCGAGTTTTCTCCGAGCTCTGCTAGGACAGTTTGTGAATTAAGGGACAGCATTATTGCGAAACTGCACTCTACGAATGCACCGTATGGCGCAACTGCACTCGAAAGCCTTGTTTCCATTGACATTTCAATTCAAGGCAGGTCTTAGTGGGCACAGATCGAATTTGGCCCTGATTTTAAAGTGCCAATTGAAACAAGGTTGAAGACACTGTGGATTGCACGGTACATTCACATAGGTATTTTACATCCACGGTCTTAACACTGCATTGGGCAACAACCCTCCTATAAGGCATCGTTTGAGTTGTGGTACTATGGTATGTGTTTCAAGATCGAGAAGATAAGAAGTAGATCCTGAAACGTCAGCATGATTCAGTCCCTTAGGTGTTTACAACGTGTTTGTTGACAAGTATTGTTAGATGCCTTATAGGAAAACTCATGCAGGCACAAGTGAATGGTTATGGTATGTTATGGATATTGGGAGTTGGAATGGAATGTAGTTCATGGATAAGGGAATGGattatgtaaaaaaacaaaactttTAAGGGACAATTTGGGATTCAAACAACAAAGTAGTCTATCCAAGAAGTCAAaaaaatggatgtaccaatcccagattgccccttttacTAAGGAATTAGAGTTAACTAACTACTATTCTAATCTGGAGTATAGACCGACACTCATTCTATCCACAGACTAGCTAATGTTCAgcgttgtatttttttttttatatatcctCACTGTTGTTGGTGCTACAAGAATGTTTTTTCAATCATTCCCATGTTGGTGAGTGGAATGACTGAAAATGCGTATGTGGGAATAATGTGATGAAATCCTGCTTGCTGATGTGGGCGCTGAACATTGGGTTTTCAAGGACGACATCAAATCTGACCAACGGAATAACTGGATCTCTCATACAGCCCATGTACGATATCTCGTGTGGCGAGGTTTCTGAGCGAGGAACATAAGATCCAGTGTacctcccaaatggtaccctgtagtgcactacttttcaccaaggcaaacagggctctggtccaacgtagtgcactatatagccaATAGGGTGCCATAAATGGGACACATCCACACTGTAGTTTACTGTGTGACTGTAATCTAAAACACAGGCTTTTCTCCTGTGGACAACAACCACAGTAGGCATATCTTTGGGTATTACAATGAATGAGCAGATCAAGTTACAGTTCTATAGAGGTTTAGTGAAGTAGTAAGGTATTGTTCCCAAGAAATAAAGCAAGTAAAGAAAAGGGGTCAAAGGTCAAAGTGACCAAAAGTAAACCAAGTCTGCAAAAACAAGTCTGTCACCTAGGTGTAAAGTAATAAAACCTCGTTCTCCTCAATAGCCAATCCAACTCAAAGTAATTTCGTATAGCAAAGTCTATaagcaaattattattattttgaataAAGGGCAGTTATTCCAAAGAAAACGGACAAGACCATTCGACTTTGTCTGGATTCAAGATAAAGGATTATTTTATTGGTTGGATCAGTCAAGGCAAACATAATGCAATCAAATACCAGTAGCAACAAGACCTCATTCATGTGTTGGATGCACACAAACGTTTCCAGACATTTTCTGCAGACTTAATCAGAGAAAAACAAGTCCAAGCCATGAGTTCCATTGAAATCAAAAAGGGACAAAGAGAACAAGTCAGAAACAGAAGGGATTTTGGGTAGTGGAGTTGTTACAGTACAGATCTCTTGGCTGAGGCAGAAGCAGGGAAGTGTTAAGAGAAGGTTAAGGCAGGTTAAGGCAATCGTTAGTCGGCGTCACGTAGTGGGCAGAAGCAGGCAGTTAGACGGACGGCTAAACGGCGCCACATCCTTTACCTTTTTCTCTTTGAGGGGCAATAAGGCCCCAGGTCTTAGCTCTCTGATCTGGGGCTCAACTCGAGCAGGGTGTGTCTCTAGCACACTACTTTTCACCCCTACATCCTTAACTGTGCACTTCTGGAACACCTGGGGATTGAAGATAGGTCAGGGGATTAGGGTTTAGGGCCCTGAGGTCTAGAACCTACCTATGCTTTACCTACCATATGTGAGATGATAGTCTGTTAGAAACATCTACGGTGCCAGGCAGTGAAGTGGAGAACATTCTTCTGCTTGGTGCCGGTCTGATACTACTCGGATACTATTAACCTAGTGCTGTGGTTACCGAATGGTTAAACTAGCTAAGGGGAAGACCATGGTTAATTCTGCTTTTGTAAATGACTGTGTCCATCCTCTGCCAAGTGAAGGTAACCCAGCCACCACAAAAAGAAGAGATAAGAGGACCCACTCCCACAGTCAAGCAGAGATACAGCACATTCAACCTCCTCACAACCATCATCAGTGTGTATGTGGATGTGTTTTCCGGTGGTTCTATGTGATCATTATTGTAtattataaactgtgtggtttgcgccctgaatgctgattggctcccagccgtggtatatcagaccgtataccacgggtatgacgaaacatgtctttttactgttctaGTTACAttggtaactagtttataatcgcaataaggcacctcggggggtttgtgatatatggccaatataccacggctaagggttgtgTCCAGGCACCCCACGTTGCGTCGGGCATTATTGCTTAagtatgacgtgtgtgtgtgtgtgtggcggtaaATGTACAGCAGCTGTTGGATGTACGGTGTGTTTCTCACCTGGAGCTCTGCCATAATTTTGtctccctcgtcctcctcctcctcgtggtTGGCTGAGGCAGCAatggggggaggggtggagggcttGGGCTTGGTCTCCGGCGGGACCTTGGTGGGTTTGGACTGGCTAGCTGGGGCTCGTGGTGGGACCTCAGCCTCATCTTCCTCCTGGGCGGACGGGAATGATTTTTAATATGACTCGAATACTAGCAGCAATACTGTTTACCACAAGAGTGGAACATGGGCCATTCCAATATCAATTATAAGGTTCTCAGATTGCTTGATCAACTGTCCTTAGACTTCATCCCCTCTCCCCATGTTGTTTACGGTCAGGTCTGACCCACCCAAGTAGAAACGATGTCTACGGTTTGCCATtcgctctggtccagggtgttacgtGTGGCTTACTGACGCTGAAGGCTCAGTGTCAGCAAGCCGAGTGTAACCCCCTGGATCAGAGCTAGTTGACCGCAGACTACCCTGCAGCCTAACTACACGGTAGACTGACCTGTCCCGAGGCAGACTCCTTCCTGCTGGTGTAAACCACCTCACCAGACCGTGTGGTGGTCATTCCAGAGCTGGAGGTGGGGAAGGTCTTTctgggtggtggagggggaggggacttGATGGCCTTCTCCAAGCTGACTTTGCCCACTTTGTCTGCAGCAGCGGTAGGCTTGGTGGTGGCGGGTTTCTCTAGCACcgacttggggagtttctcaggACCAGCAGGCTTGGCTATGGCTGGTTTCTCTGAGCTGAGCTGAGTCCCTTCTgtaataaacaaacacacacataaggTCAACAATGAGGGATACGTGACAACTACAAAGGGTCATTTTCCTGAAGAAAAATGGTTTACTTGCTTCGAAGAAACTGTCCAAAATATAAAAAAATTGTAGTAGTGGAATATAGTAGGAGCTGAAGCTGTATAAAAGACCCTTGCCTGGGGTTGGCTCCTCCAGGGCAGCAGAGGGTGCTGTAGAGGCATCCCCCTCACTCGGCACATCCAGACTGGGAATGCCCTTCATCATGTTGGCCTGGGCCTCATTTAGGATCCTCTCAAACTCCCTCCCATTGTACTGGCCCATGTTCTGCCTCCGTTCCTCCCACTCCTTCTCTGCCacctgtggagggagggagaggggggaggagtggggtgattgagagagagagagagagagagaggggagagggagggattgagagagagcgaggggggagagagagaggagacagcagtggaGGGAAGATAAATAATAACCCATAGGGGAAATTGTATATCATAGACTGAGGACTGAAGTGCAGTATGACGTCCATAGGGCTTACCTCTATAGACATGGCCCTGTTTTTGCTCTTGGTGTGAATCTCCTCGATTAAGAGGTTCCCTGTCCCGCTGCTGCCGTTATTGACCGGAGCCTGGGTCGCCAGCTCTAGGTGGGCAGCAGGGGTTTTCTTCTGCTGGGCAGGGCTTCCCCCTTGGCTGGAGGGGTTGGAGTTTGAGGCCGAGGCGGTGCCAGTGGAACCCTTGGCTGAGCTGGGGGAGTCCCGGCCCTGGCTGTGGGTGGGGGTCGTGGGTGGGCTGGGCTGGACCAGCAGGGCTGCAGACTGCTGGGACTGCTGCATGTGGACCGGAGCACTCTGGACGTGGTGGATGACCATGGGGGAGGAGGGCATGACCACCTCAGACCTGATGGAGGAGCTCTGGGGCTCGGGCAGGGCCGAGGGGGAAGCTGGAGGCTCCACTGGGGGGTCGGAGtccacggtggtggtggtggtgactgggctGCTCTCTGATGGGGTTGGTTTCACTGAGGCACACATAGCAGGGTCAGATCCCTTCAGCAGACCCTCTGTAGCACATCTGTAGGGcgtagagggcaggatagacttACTATGAGACTTATAAAATTCAGGTTACTTTCCCTAAATTAAATTCTGGTTGGAGGATTCTGTATTTTGTGCTTATTCCCTCCTGGAATATTCCAACCAGGATATCTGAAAATATATCCTCCCCCCAACAAAAACAAATGTTGGGAAAGTTTTGGAAAGTAAACTGACCACAAGCAGTCAAACACTGGTTAATCTAAACTGTATCCCACTAAGGTTAAGGttaaacacatactgtagctatgagGACATATGTCATGCTCCCATGAAAGCATGCTTCAAATCTCCTAACCTCCTGACCTTAGTGGGATACAGAACTTTGGAATTTGAAAGAACTGCTGCACCATCCAAGCTTCTTTAGCCTGAAAACACAATAAACCTCCCCAAGTGAATTTGGCCCAAACCCAGCATCAAAGTGAGTGTAATCATCTCTGAAGTGCGGGGAGAAAAATGCACCGACGGGACGAGGTAATGTAGATTAGTTTGGCTGCGTTGTGTGGTGCACCCTTGGAAAAAGTGTTGACGACCCACAAAGCAGAGTGTCTCTGACAGATGTTTATATGGAAATGGAATGCCGCAGGGAGCCGTGTTGCGCCCAAATTAATTAACTTATCGGTTCAATGGAGAGCTAAATTAAGATGGACGCCACCTCTGTCCATTCCTCATGACCCATCGGATGGGATCAGAGCCAACACCTCGCCAGCATAATCAACTGTTAGTGTCCCTTACACTATGGTCATGCTCCCCACTGTCTGACTTCTCTGAAAGCTTCTGTTTTCCATccactctcgctgtctctcttttAACCTCTCACTCCCTCACTTCCTCGATTtcctccattctcatcgacggggctgtagtggagcaggctgagagcttcaagttccttggcgtccacatcaccaacaatctaacatggtccaagcacaccaagacagtagtgaagagagcacaacaaaatctattccccatcatgagactgaaaagatttggcatgggtcctcagatcctcaaaaggctctacagctgcaccatcgagagcatcctgacaggttgcattactgcctggtatggcaactgctcggcctccgactgcaaggcactacagagggtagtgccgtacggcccagtacatcaccggggctaagcttcctgccacccaggacctctataccaggcggtgtcagaaaaaaaatggtcagactccagccacttgTTATGTTCATGTTTTAAGTATCcctatacgctgctgctactctctgttattatctatgcatcgtcactttaataactctacctacatgtacatattacctcgacaccggtgcccccgcacaatgacattgactctgaaccggtacaacctgtatatagccccactattgttatttactactgctctttaattatttgttattcttatcttttacttcttttctttttttcttcttttttttaaatacgtattttcttaaaactttgttgttggttaagggcttgtagtaagcatttcacctgttgtatgcGGTGCAAATTTAATTTGAAATTTAATTTGAGTCTCTACCCTTCTTTTGAAGTGGGCACTTGTACACTCCCTTTCATGGATTTAAAAAGAATGGACTGGTGTGAGGAATATGGTGAAGAGAACCCCCAGCCACGCTTGCAACAATAAAATGCTTTTAAATGCATGAGgggagtgaacaagtgcacactccCGGTCCCTCCCTGATTCATGTACCTCCTCAGGCTACTGAGTGTCTCTGTGAGGCTCTTGACTCGCTTCAGCATGCTGTCCAGTTTGTGGGGCTCCTCCTTGAGGAACTTCAcagcctccacctccaccctcagCACCGCACGCATCCTGGTCTGCAGTGCAGGAAACTCCCCTGAGAAAACACACAGGAAATACCATGTTTCAGATTTATATTTTCTATAAACTTCACCAACCATCATTGGAGGACAACTTCATTAGTGTGCTGCGTCAGCAGAACTCTACTGTTATTCAACATACCGTTTTCAAGCTTATTCTCTTTTTGGACACACTGTATTTTTCCAGTTGTAGCATTATGTTACCGAAAtgttattatactgaacaaaaatataaaggcaacatgttTGTGGCATTGTGgtgtatgacaaaactgcacattttagagtagtcttttattgtccccagcacaaggtgcacctgtgtaatgatcatgctgtttaatcagcttcttgatatgccacacctgtcaagtgggtggattatcttgacaaaggctAAACTTCACTAACAGTGATGTGGGACCCACACTTTACATATTGCATTTAGATTATTGTTCAGTATAAATTAATAAATTACATTATCGGACTTCTCGCCTGTAACTGAAAACCCTAGCACACAGAAACCTATGGAATCCATGGCAACGCATATAATCTAAGGTAATGTATGGGTCTTAAAAGTAGGTTATACTGTACTGCTGTCTTACCTTTGAGTCCTGCCAGAGATTCTCCCACTCTCCTGAGGCTAACGGCCCCCTCCTCCACATGTTTCAGTGTCACAGCTCTGTGAGCCCCCGCCGGGCCGGTCTCCCTCTTCAGAGTGTCCACATACAGCTCCagctccctacacacacagacagagaggacattcAAAACCACCAGCTCACCTCCATTCCTAATTGGCTTCATTTTTATcacccctcacctctccaccATGCTAACTGCTGCGCGGTGAGGTTTGTGCCATAAATGGTTGCCACACATTGGCGGTGGATGAAGTGGGTTTCCTTCTAACTAAGCTCTACATAAATC includes these proteins:
- the si:ch211-285f17.1 gene encoding sickle tail protein homolog isoform X2, which gives rise to MSKASRLARPSSVGAGSKLPSSRKEAPGGARARVVSVGEKLMRAGSDGTLTKQRALAAQQQTDKQQSQMQSQTQSQSQSQSHLSQAQTGDTGAQPKSRISPPKASALPQGSMHKQTKSNLKVTSPEESEPLSSRQGPPNGTPTRAQDPKGNGSRTVPRRHTLGGARSSQEILAMQPSDMDKKREAFLEHLKQKYPHHASAIMGHQERLREQSRSPAHGPSSPIVGEQPEHLSLASLESLDTMSEADAPSAFTRGSRSRASLPVVRSTNQTRDRSLGVLYLQYGDETKQIRMPNEITSGDTIRALFVSAFPQQLTMKMLESPSVAVYVKDDMRNMYYELTDVRNITDHSCLKVYHKDPAQAFSHGPRPTNVDTRMHREMMYASRDGQHPPRHPPMGHPPHHPMQGSLSPTTAHSVPPSPSRIPFGPRPGSMPCSATMPRERISNATPPVRSVSPCPSAILERRDVKPDEDMGGKSHSLVRGGEGLYADPYLLHEGRMGHGPAHGGHPPPGDMVDHGSLAGYHRASIRSTGSYSGPSPTEAMEQPSLYRQKSRKYGDSQLPTLGSKTPPPSPHRMTEVRMIDIHGATPPHGSIPLERSSPVRQAFRKEEVVKSRSNMASPVVLDLQGHGPIPPANDPQTRKRMKAMEQQIASLTGLVQHALLKSPNTSGTNDSLSERPMKTSRQASPVHSAPSAGGSPVLAPKSTTPPSESGSTPILPGPTPFQTNLLQCKKNVSDLRLQLHQMRQLQLQNQEALRMQLKRAEQEISLKLAEAMRRLEDPVQRQKVLVEEDRHKYLGLEERVFNQLGELELYVDTLKRETGPAGAHRAVTLKHVEEGAVSLRRVGESLAGLKGEFPALQTRMRAVLRVEVEAVKFLKEEPHKLDSMLKRVKSLTETLSSLRRCATEGLLKGSDPAMCASVKPTPSESSPVTTTTTVDSDPPVEPPASPSALPEPQSSSIRSEVVMPSSPMVIHHVQSAPVHMQQSQQSAALLVQPSPPTTPTHSQGRDSPSSAKGSTGTASASNSNPSSQGGSPAQQKKTPAAHLELATQAPVNNGSSGTGNLLIEEIHTKSKNRAMSIEVAEKEWEERRQNMGQYNGREFERILNEAQANMMKGIPSLDVPSEGDASTAPSAALEEPTPEGTQLSSEKPAIAKPAGPEKLPKSVLEKPATTKPTAAADKVGKVSLEKAIKSPPPPPPRKTFPTSSSGMTTTRSGEVVYTSRKESASGQEEDEAEVPPRAPASQSKPTKVPPETKPKPSTPPPIAASANHEEEEDEGDKIMAELQVFQKCTVKDVGVKSSVLETHPARVEPQIRELRPGALLPLKEKKSSEKTREDKHPDADENGNTTPLRQSPGVIYYVTGQISKEQLPPPAAMEEAPEHRGNPTLSPSQVSNVNAHDNSPSQQPQPKPQQLGPPVSPKPLFLNGLSPLSQKQVMTSESLKTSPGVVKGVLENTATTTVNKLQISTVKRIETSVSSVVQESSIPRSKSVVLPAALPEVPPPTTIREAPKAVVSPPEKALSEATDQPRHWYEEVDEEASLSPDLPGEEAPPPPDNIAFMITNSKVQALSCGEYQELVNAKRGIQTVTVCGGPGKREMTNTTPGGSAGSQDNGFNNKKPVIIIFDQPMDIRSAYKRLSTVFECEEELESMLATERIEEEDEEMEETERSSGGLQVKVKSPSSALSSSSSSLSRSSSSTSELAELSGDGKPDGKKKFTFKFPKKQLAALSQAIRTGTKTGKKTLQVVVYEDEEESDGTVRQHKEAKRFEIQSRSKPSAAPANKTPKAPAAAVVRREHSDSKGRTDKIRKSTYKTLDSLEQTIKQLETTISEMGPATHHQEKPVRSAASVEPHAGCVLSGENGGLKRSLSLPSKSSLLKVPKPSKASSQRKKTKPQLLPRPAVIPTATVTPVTSQQNATSVASPTSRMPVPLSAKSRQSPGTTTDKAGKQQKLQDSTQRQFRQANGSAKRAGGDHKTTSPTVPTSKIPAFYPSSGKGSTSQSAPNSDATNPLTLSSSSSSPHTTKSSIPSPHAPRHPGSALSTFSHIPSLSNGSSLKLPTPSHTGKALSFSSQTQNGRAPSSSSSSPSPLSPTPLGPGVKSIRTIHTPSFTSYRPQNGSSGKSCIPTATAAKDST